Part of the Leifsonia soli genome is shown below.
CGACGGACGACGGCGGACCGGACAGCGCGTCGTACGGCCGCATCGTCGACGCGTTCTACCGCGGCTTCAGCGAGGTCGGCGCACAGGTGCGGGTGCAGCACACGCGGCAGTTCGTCCAGCGGCCGGCGGCCGAGCTGGCGGCCGAGCACCCCATCCTCGTCGCCGCCGCCGAGTACGTCGCCGACGATGCGACCCTCGACGCGCTCCGCGCCTACGCCGAAGCCGGCGGCCACCTGGTGCTGGGCATCCGCACCGGTTACGGGGATGAGCTCGCCCGGGCACGCCGGGCCGTCGCGCCCGACCGCCTGCACGACGCCGCCGGCGTCTGGTACGACGAGTACAGCAACCTCGCGGAGCCGCTGCCGGTCAGCGCTGCCGACCCGGGATTCGAGCTCGAGCCGGGCGCGCAGGCGACGGCCTGGGCCGACATCCTGAACGTGGAGACGGCCACGACCCTGGTGTCGTACCGGCGCACCGAGCTCGGAGCGGATGCGGCGATCACCACGGCGCCGTACGGCGCGGGCCGCGTCACCTACGTCGGGACGGTCCCCAACCGGGAGCTCGCCCGCAGCCTCGCCCGCTGGCTCGTCCCCGACACGGCGGCCGGGCGCTGGCAGACGGCCTCGCCCGTCACGGTCAGCACGGGCCGCGCCGGCGACCACGGCGTCGCCTTCGTGCACAACTGGTCCGCGACGGAGCACGTCGTCACCGTGCCCGCGGACAGCATCCACCTGGACACCGGCGAGCGGTTCGCCGCCGGGTCCCGTTTCACCCTCGAACCGCGCGGCGTCGCCGTGTTCGAGGTCGCCGGTTCACAGGCGTGACCGGAACACCAAGAGAAAGAGAACGCTCATGAGGAAGAAAGCACCGAGAACAGCAGTGGCGCTGGGCACCGGCCTCCTGGCCGTCGCCCTCGCGCTGGCCGGCTGCACCGGCGGCGGAGGCGGGACGGCCGACAACACGAAGCCGGTCTCGCAGTCCGACATCGACAAGGCGATGAAGACGCCGACCACCCTGACCTTCTGGACGTGGGTGCCCGACATCAAGAACGAGGTCGCCCTCTTCGAGAAGAAGTACCCGGCGATCAAGGTCAAGGTCGAGAACGTCGGCCAGGGCGCTCCGCACTACCAGAAGCTGCGCACGGCGCTGAAGGCGGGCAAGGGCGCCCCGGACGTCGCGCAGATCGAGTTCCAGTACATCTCGTCGTTCACCGTCACCGACAGCCTCCTGAACCTCACTCCGTACGGGGCGAACGACCTCGGCGACCAGTACGTGCCCTGGGTCTGGAACCAGGTGAAGCAGAACGATGGCGTCTACGCCATCCCGCAGGACTCCGGCCCGATGGGCAACCTGTACCGCAAGGACATCCTCGACAATGCCGGCGTCACCACGCCCCCGACCACGTGGGAGCAGTACGCGGCCGATGCAGCGACGGTCAAGGAGAAGACCGGCGTCTACATGTCGAACCTCGCCTCCAGCCAGGCCGGTCAGATGCTCGGCCTCCTCTGGCAGGCGGGCGTCAAGCCGTTCGGCTACGACGGGAAGAAGGGCGTGACGGTCGACGTCAACAGCGCGGAGG
Proteins encoded:
- a CDS encoding ABC transporter substrate-binding protein, with protein sequence MRKKAPRTAVALGTGLLAVALALAGCTGGGGGTADNTKPVSQSDIDKAMKTPTTLTFWTWVPDIKNEVALFEKKYPAIKVKVENVGQGAPHYQKLRTALKAGKGAPDVAQIEFQYISSFTVTDSLLNLTPYGANDLGDQYVPWVWNQVKQNDGVYAIPQDSGPMGNLYRKDILDNAGVTTPPTTWEQYAADAATVKEKTGVYMSNLASSQAGQMLGLLWQAGVKPFGYDGKKGVTVDVNSAEAKKVASYWQDLIQKGYVSTDPDFTDSWYQGLANGKYAGWLTAAWAPVFLQGTAAKTSGLWRAAELPQTPGTKPASGNWGGSSDAVLKTTKNPIAAYELAKFINNDPESTLMFANKQFLFPTLNSTLKDPAFVDQKAEFYGGQEVNKLFAGISTTVDTKFDWLPYMDYAYSSYTETMGKALSAKGDLSAGLDAWQKALVSYGTQQGFSVNK